Proteins encoded by one window of Dendropsophus ebraccatus isolate aDenEbr1 chromosome 4, aDenEbr1.pat, whole genome shotgun sequence:
- the CSRP3 gene encoding cysteine and glycine-rich protein 3 has protein sequence MPNLGGGAKCGACGKTVYHAEEIQCNGRSFHKPCFICMVCRKALDSTTVAAHESEIYCKSCYGRKYGPKGYGYGQGAGCLSTDTGERFGIEVAETHPSRGSPTTQHSTKFAQKFGSTDKCSRCGKSVYAAEKVMGGGRPWHKTCFRCALCGKSLDSTIVTEKDGEIYCKVCYAKNFGPKGIGHGGLTQVEQKEG, from the exons ATGCCGAATCTGGGCGGCGGAGCGAAGTGCGGAGCCTGTGGGAAGACTGTGTACCACGCCGAGGAGATCCAGTGCAACGGCCGCAGCTTCCACAAACCCTGCTTCATCTGCA TGGTTTGCAGGAAAGCCTTGGATAGCACTACGGTCGCTGCTCATGAATCTGAAATCTACTGCAAGTCTTGTTATGGGAGGAAGTACGGCCCTAAGGGATACGGCTACGGACAAGGCGCCGGCTGCCTGAGCACTGACACCGGAGAGAGATTTGGCATTGAAGTTGCAGA GACTCACCCCAGCCGGGGCTCGCCCACCACCCAACATTCCACCAAGTTCGCACAGAAGTTCGGCTCCACGGATAAGTGTTCCAGATGTGGAAAATCAGTCTATGCTGCCGAGAAAGTGATGGGAGGCGGAAGG CCCTGGCATAAAACCTGTTTCCGGTGCGCCCTGTGCGGGAAGAGTTTGGACTCCACCATTGTCACTGAGAAGGACGGAGAAATCTACTGTAAAG TTTGTTACGCAAAAAACTTTGGTCCGAAAGGAATCGGGCACGGAGGACTGACGCAGGTGGAGCAGAAGGAAGGCTGA